The nucleotide sequence ATATGCAGTCAAAAGCGGTATTGCTATCACACCAATGATGAGCAACGCTCCCAATGGACGCTTTAATGAGAAGCTGCCGACCTTACCCCATAGCTTGCTGTCTTTATGCTCGATCGAGCCTTTGGAAGGCCAGAAAAGCGCGTTACCAAGCACCGCCATGAAAAAAGGAACAATTGTAAACAAGGCAACCAGCAGCACAACGACTCCAATCGCAACAGCGACTGCGGAGCGATACAGCACGAAGGTTGATAGTCCGATCGATGAGAAGCCCACAAGCACGGCAAGTCCGGAGAAGAGTACCGTTTTGCCTGCTGTTCGATAGGTTGCAATAATCGCTTCCGTCTTATCCCCACGGTGCATAAGCTCCTCTTTGAATCGACTGATGAGCAGGATACAATAATCCGTACCTATACCGAATAGAACGGCGACGAGGAATATTTGCGTAAACGTAGACAGCGGAAAATCAAAGTAATCTACTAAGTACGCCACTACCGATTGAGACGCAAGATAAGTAAATCCGACTGTCAATAACGGCACGAATGGCGCTACAACAGAGCGGAACACGATAACCAATATGATTAAAATAAAACCGACTGTAATAAATTCTGTCTTCTTAAGTCCATCCTGCGAGCTCTGTAGAATATCCTCCGTTATAATCCAACCGCCCGTATAATAATGATCGATGGAAACATATTGAATAGCTGTGTACAGTCCCTCACGAAGCTCAACTAGTTCCTGATCTCCGGGCGACACTTTAACGAGAGCTAGTACCGTGCTGCCGTCTTCGGACACCATCTGTGCTTTCAGTTCTTCTGTGTCAAAATGGGTCATAACCGACGTAATATGATAGGTGTCGCCCGTATCCTTCAATAGCTGGATACCCCGCTTCACTTCTGCCAAATCGCTGTCTGATAGCCCGCCCTCTTTGTAAAACACGAGTACCGTTGACAATTCTTTGTCGCTATCTTCATTCCCAATGGAAGCTGCAAGCTTACTGGCGATCGATGAGGAGTACCCTTCAGGCACATTAATCTGGCCCTTCTCGCGTACAAGCGCCTCCATAGCCGGAGCACTAAGCATTAATCCTACCGTAGCTGCGATCCATATGGCCATAATAAGCCACTTCATTTTCAAAATCATTCTCATACCTTGTATCACTCCTTCATCATTCTGCTTGACAGCTTCTCGAATGTCTCTATAAATGCAATTGCTTCATCCTTCTCAAACGGTTTAATATGCCTCATCAGAATCTCATTAACTTGATCATCCATCATGCTGCACAGTGTCTCACCTTCAGGAGTAAGCATCAAATAGATGACTCTACGATCCTTCTGATCGGGCTTACGAACGATTAATCCCTTGTCTGACAATCTTGTGATCATCGCTGTAATACTACTCTTGCCAACGTTGAAGTTGTCTGCAAGCTCAGAAGACGTACATTGGCCCTTCTGTAGCAAAAACCGCATAATCGGGTATTGATCCATTGTCATCTCACCCGGCAAACGCTCGAGCAGCATCTGTTTGATGCTGCGATTCACGTTATAGGAAGCTCTCTCATAACGATGAACAAGCTCCTTCAGTAGCTCTGTATCCAAGAAAAATCCCTCCATATAATAATTCTATTATCGAATAGTTCACTTATGAAACTATAATGCAAAAAATTATAACAGAGTTGCACCAATCGAACAACTCTTCTGGAATAGTCATATCTGATCATTCCAAGCTTCTGCAAGCAGCTCCCCATTGATGCCCATACCGGCCAATGCCCCCATTGAGGCAGCTGTAATTACCTGATACATTTCCGATGCTACATCTCCTGCACTATAGATGCCCGGTACGCTCGTTTTACCAAAGCCATCAACAATAACGGTGCCTGCCTCTGTAGTATTGCAGCCTAATGCTCTCGGTAAATCTGATCCAGCAGTAAGCGTTGGAGCAAAGAAAATGGCTGAACATGTTATGATAGTGCCATCAGATAGCGCAACTCGTTGTACCATGCCATCACTTGATTCAATACGGTCAATCGGGGAGACAAATGTAGGAATGTTATGCTGCTTAAGCTCCTCACGTTGTTCATTCGTCCAGTCATCAGGTCCGTTGGTACAGATCAAATATCGCTTTGTCCATCCAGCGATCACTTTGGCCATATGCATTGCCCTTGCGCCATTGCCAATCAAGACGAGTGGCTGATCTCTCCATTCCCAGCCATCGCAATACGGACAGACAAAGGCGCTTTTGCCATACACATCTATTAAGCCTTTAATGTCGATAGGGAGGTCTTTCATCCCCACTGCAAAGAGAAGTTTTTTGCTCCAATAGCTGCTACCCTGTGCAGTCATAATTCGAAAATAACCATCCGTTCCATGAATTGCAACCGCAATATCTTTAACGAATTTAACAGAGGGATATGCACTGATCTGCTCTTTCGCAATTTTACGAAAATCACTTGGGTTGATCCCGTCTCTAGTAAGAAAACCATGCGACTCTCGTGTAACACGATTACGCGGACGTCCTTCATCTATTACGACCACACTTTTTTTTGCCCTTCCCAGTATAAGAGCTGCATTCAATCCTGCTGGCCCGCCGCCAATAATCGCTACATCAATAAGATTCTCCATCCTCATTACCCTCCTGGATCGTTAGACAATTCATGTATATTTGTATTTCTTTTTTTCGATGCTAATTACGCGTGGAAGATGCTGACACGGAACGTAAAATTCAGAGCATTGGATACTGTGTCTCTAGATGAACCCGAATATACCCGAATCAACGCATACGATTTCACTCCATAGCTGTATGTTATAATAGCCCTACTATATTGATTAACGGAGCAGTGATCTATTTGGACTTAGTTACAGTGTTATCCTTTATTGGTGTGTCCATGCTCCTTACGCTTATGCCAGGACCTGACAATATGTTCGTTCTCGCACAAAGTATCGCCCAGAATAAACGAGCAGGGATTATTACAACCCTAGGGCTTTGTACCGGACTTATCGTTCATATTACCGCA is from Candidatus Cohnella colombiensis and encodes:
- a CDS encoding MarR family transcriptional regulator — encoded protein: MDTELLKELVHRYERASYNVNRSIKQMLLERLPGEMTMDQYPIMRFLLQKGQCTSSELADNFNVGKSSITAMITRLSDKGLIVRKPDQKDRRVIYLMLTPEGETLCSMMDDQVNEILMRHIKPFEKDEAIAFIETFEKLSSRMMKE
- a CDS encoding NAD(P)/FAD-dependent oxidoreductase, whose product is MENLIDVAIIGGGPAGLNAALILGRAKKSVVVIDEGRPRNRVTRESHGFLTRDGINPSDFRKIAKEQISAYPSVKFVKDIAVAIHGTDGYFRIMTAQGSSYWSKKLLFAVGMKDLPIDIKGLIDVYGKSAFVCPYCDGWEWRDQPLVLIGNGARAMHMAKVIAGWTKRYLICTNGPDDWTNEQREELKQHNIPTFVSPIDRIESSDGMVQRVALSDGTIITCSAIFFAPTLTAGSDLPRALGCNTTEAGTVIVDGFGKTSVPGIYSAGDVASEMYQVITAASMGALAGMGINGELLAEAWNDQI